A genomic region of Chloroflexota bacterium contains the following coding sequences:
- the radC gene encoding DNA repair protein RadC: MTPSTGPASALHDVALFNPAAAPCPALAQADLQDRLLRAGREAVDQRELLQLLLAAAHPADEARRLSLVLLDTFGTAPRVLAARADTLRAIAGLSIAAIATIKATEALGILMAEAALPKRFHAQLATYEKVVDYCRSLAAHRDTEELRALYLNSKNHLIREECLQTGTINYTPVYPRQVCIRALEVGAAAVVVLHPHPSGDPTPSGADVEMTNRLRDALKTIEVDLHDHVVVTPSDAFSFKEKGLL, from the coding sequence ATGACTCCCAGCACCGGCCCTGCCTCCGCGCTTCACGACGTCGCTCTCTTCAACCCGGCCGCGGCACCCTGCCCCGCCCTCGCCCAGGCCGATCTCCAGGACCGCCTTCTGCGCGCCGGCCGCGAGGCCGTCGACCAGCGGGAACTCCTCCAGCTGCTTCTCGCCGCCGCCCATCCGGCAGACGAAGCCCGGCGCCTCTCCCTTGTCCTTCTCGACACCTTCGGCACGGCGCCGCGCGTGCTCGCGGCACGGGCCGACACGCTCCGCGCCATCGCCGGCCTCAGCATTGCAGCGATCGCCACCATCAAGGCCACAGAAGCCCTCGGCATTCTCATGGCCGAAGCCGCGCTTCCCAAACGCTTCCACGCGCAGCTCGCCACCTACGAAAAGGTCGTCGACTACTGCCGCTCCCTCGCCGCCCACCGCGACACGGAAGAGCTGCGCGCGCTTTACCTCAACAGCAAGAACCACCTCATCCGGGAGGAATGCCTGCAGACCGGCACCATCAACTACACCCCGGTCTATCCCCGCCAGGTCTGCATCCGCGCCCTCGAAGTCGGCGCCGCCGCCGTGGTCGTCCTCCACCCGCACCCCAGCGGAGATCCAACCCCATCCGGCGCCGACGTGGAGATGACCAACCGCCTTCGCGACGCCCTCAAGACCATCGAAGTCGACCTTCACGACCACGTCGTCGTCACCCCCTCGGACGCCTTCAGCTTCAAGGAGAAGGGACTGCTCTGA